Proteins encoded within one genomic window of Amorphoplanes friuliensis DSM 7358:
- the fbaA gene encoding class II fructose-bisphosphate aldolase has translation MPIASPEVYAEMLDRAKAGAFAYPAINVTSSQTLNAALQGFAEAGSDGIVQVSTGGAEYASGPTVKNMITGAVALAEYATEVAKNYPINIALHTDHCPKNKLDAYVRPLLALSKERVANGQAPLFQSHMWDGSAVPVDENLQIAEELLALSAAAHIILEIEVGVVGGEEDGVSAAIDDKLYSTVEDGLATAAALGLGEKGRYMTALTFGNVHGVYKPGNVKLRPEILKEIQEAVGAKYGKEKPFDLVFHGGSGSLLSEIHGALDYGVVKMNIDTDTQYAFTRPVVDHMLRNYEGVLKIDGEVGNKKQYDPRAWGKLAEDGLAKRVVEACEHLRSAGTSLNK, from the coding sequence ATGCCCATCGCTTCCCCTGAGGTCTACGCCGAGATGCTCGACCGCGCCAAGGCCGGCGCATTCGCGTACCCCGCGATCAACGTCACGTCCTCGCAGACGCTCAACGCCGCCCTCCAGGGCTTCGCGGAGGCGGGCAGCGACGGCATCGTGCAGGTCTCCACCGGCGGCGCCGAGTACGCGTCCGGCCCGACCGTGAAGAACATGATCACCGGCGCCGTCGCCCTCGCCGAGTACGCGACCGAGGTCGCCAAGAACTACCCGATCAACATCGCGCTGCACACGGACCACTGCCCCAAGAACAAGCTCGACGCGTACGTGCGCCCGCTGCTCGCCCTCTCCAAGGAGCGCGTGGCCAACGGTCAGGCGCCGCTGTTCCAGTCGCACATGTGGGACGGCTCGGCCGTGCCGGTCGACGAGAACCTCCAGATCGCCGAGGAGCTGCTCGCGCTCTCCGCGGCTGCGCACATCATCCTCGAGATCGAGGTCGGCGTGGTCGGTGGCGAGGAGGACGGCGTCTCCGCCGCGATCGACGACAAGCTCTACTCGACCGTCGAGGACGGCCTGGCCACCGCCGCCGCGCTGGGCCTGGGTGAGAAGGGCCGCTACATGACGGCCCTGACCTTCGGCAACGTGCACGGCGTCTACAAGCCCGGCAACGTCAAACTGCGCCCGGAGATCCTCAAGGAGATCCAGGAGGCCGTCGGCGCCAAGTACGGCAAGGAGAAGCCGTTCGACCTGGTCTTCCACGGCGGCTCCGGCTCGCTGCTGTCGGAGATCCACGGCGCTCTGGACTACGGCGTGGTCAAGATGAACATCGACACCGACACGCAGTACGCGTTCACCCGCCCGGTCGTCGACCACATGCTCCGCAACTACGAGGGCGTGCTGAAGATCGACGGCGAGGTCGGCAACAAGAAGCAGTACGACCCCCGCGCCTGGGGCAAGCTGGCCGAGGACGGCCTCGCGAAGCGCGTCGTCGAGGCGTGCGAGCACCTGCGTTCGGCGGGCACCAGTCTCAACAAGTGA
- a CDS encoding SigE family RNA polymerase sigma factor, whose product MTYEEFVDSRLGALLRYAVMLTGDEHTAQDLVQDTMVRVQLNWRRVVRSDSPDGYVRKMLTNQFIDLRRGSWIKRVLLRAEPDPVRAEPSDHASETAERDSVWTMLARLPRQQRAVLVLRYYEDLPDAEIAEVLGCAVGTVRSSISRALATLRTELVEAR is encoded by the coding sequence GTGACCTACGAGGAGTTCGTCGACAGCAGGCTCGGCGCGTTGCTGCGTTATGCCGTCATGCTCACCGGCGACGAGCACACCGCGCAGGATCTGGTGCAGGACACGATGGTTCGTGTCCAGCTCAACTGGCGCCGGGTGGTCCGCAGCGACTCGCCCGACGGTTACGTCCGCAAGATGCTGACCAACCAGTTCATCGACCTGCGCCGTGGCTCGTGGATCAAGCGGGTGCTGCTGCGGGCCGAGCCGGACCCCGTGCGCGCGGAGCCCTCCGACCACGCGAGCGAGACCGCCGAGCGCGACAGTGTCTGGACCATGCTGGCGCGACTGCCGCGTCAGCAGCGGGCGGTCCTCGTCCTGCGGTACTACGAAGACCTGCCGGACGCGGAGATCGCCGAGGTGCTCGGCTGCGCCGTCGGCACGGTCCGTTCGTCCATCTCGCGAGCGCTGGCAACGCTCCGCACCGAGTTGGTGGAGGCCCGATGA
- a CDS encoding RNA ligase family protein, producing the protein MDLRRVDLRALNSLTKYPSIPTYHLLDPRNGGLQDESVVFSGPVVGTEKVDGTNARIILVPGGDWVLGSREELLCAKGDLIGNPSQGIVAALKPVAEALAPVDDERIRVFYVELYGGKVGSAAKQYTTNPARFGWRLFDVLELRDHAEQLSWPTERISAWREGGGQPFLAEESLAAAAADAGLELTPRLFTVDASELPTDLEKTNAWLGEHLPATRVRLDDGAQGGAEGIVLRTMDRGVIAKARFQDYARTLKRRRR; encoded by the coding sequence ATGGACCTTCGCCGAGTGGACCTCCGGGCGCTCAACTCCCTGACCAAGTACCCGTCGATCCCGACGTACCACCTGCTCGACCCGCGCAACGGCGGGCTGCAGGACGAGTCCGTCGTGTTCTCCGGGCCGGTTGTCGGGACCGAGAAGGTCGACGGCACCAACGCCCGGATCATCCTGGTGCCGGGCGGCGACTGGGTGCTCGGCTCCCGGGAGGAGCTGCTCTGCGCCAAGGGGGACCTCATCGGCAACCCGTCGCAGGGCATCGTCGCCGCACTGAAGCCGGTCGCCGAGGCCCTCGCCCCGGTCGACGATGAGCGGATCCGCGTGTTCTACGTCGAGCTCTACGGCGGCAAGGTCGGCAGTGCTGCCAAGCAGTATACGACGAACCCGGCCCGCTTCGGCTGGCGGCTCTTCGACGTGCTCGAACTCCGCGATCACGCCGAGCAGCTGAGCTGGCCCACCGAGCGGATCTCCGCCTGGCGTGAGGGTGGTGGCCAGCCGTTCCTCGCCGAGGAGAGCCTGGCCGCGGCCGCCGCTGACGCCGGCCTGGAGCTGACGCCACGACTTTTCACCGTGGACGCGTCGGAGCTCCCGACCGACCTCGAGAAGACGAACGCCTGGCTCGGCGAACACCTGCCGGCGACCCGGGTGCGACTCGACGACGGTGCTCAGGGTGGCGCCGAGGGCATCGTGCTGCGGACGATGGACCGCGGCGTGATCGCCAAGGCGCGGTTCCAGGACTACGCGCGCACCCTCAAACGCCGTCGACGCTGA
- a CDS encoding 3' terminal RNA ribose 2'-O-methyltransferase Hen1: MLLTVTTTRRPATDLGYLLVKHPDKVHSFDVPTGTAHVLFPDAADDRCTAALLLDVDPQRLARGGRKQQSAPESFALGQFVNDRPYAASSLLAGALAKVFRSALRGESKDRPELANEAIPLEIHVPVLRCRGSAAALFEPLGWTVTATAIPLDDVPDGHPLAGDSPYVDLTLTGTLRLADALNHLYVLMPVLDDAKHYWVAPDEIDKLLRAGEGWLADHPEKVLITRRYLAHRRSLAASALEQLDRVDPDSVDAPADTVTDEEAELPVERKQSLAEQRRDAVLAAVAESGATRVLDLGCGGGALLSGLMKDRRYTEIIGTDVSSRALDLAHRRLRLDNVPERQQGRVKLWQSALTYRDDRLRGYDAAVLMEVVEHVDPPRLPALEASVFGHASPATVVVTTPNAEYNVLYEGLTGMRHSDHRFEWTRAEFQDWAARTATAHGYAVSFRGVGDLDETHGTPTQMAIFTKEEA, translated from the coding sequence GTGCTGCTCACCGTGACGACCACTCGCCGGCCGGCGACCGACCTCGGTTACCTGCTGGTCAAGCACCCCGACAAGGTGCACTCCTTCGACGTGCCCACCGGCACGGCCCACGTCCTCTTCCCGGACGCGGCCGACGACCGGTGCACCGCCGCGCTGCTGCTGGACGTCGATCCGCAGCGGCTCGCGCGGGGTGGTCGCAAGCAGCAGTCGGCGCCCGAGTCGTTCGCGCTGGGTCAGTTCGTCAACGACCGCCCGTACGCCGCGTCGAGCCTCCTGGCCGGTGCGCTCGCCAAGGTCTTCCGCAGTGCGCTGCGCGGTGAGTCGAAGGACCGTCCGGAGCTCGCGAACGAGGCCATCCCGCTGGAGATCCACGTGCCCGTGCTGCGGTGCCGGGGCAGTGCGGCCGCGCTGTTCGAGCCGCTGGGCTGGACGGTGACCGCCACCGCGATCCCGCTCGACGACGTGCCCGACGGCCACCCGCTGGCCGGCGACAGCCCCTACGTCGATCTCACCCTGACCGGCACGCTGCGGCTCGCCGACGCCCTCAACCACCTGTACGTGCTGATGCCCGTCCTCGACGACGCCAAGCACTACTGGGTGGCGCCCGACGAGATCGACAAGCTGCTCCGCGCCGGCGAGGGCTGGCTGGCCGACCACCCGGAGAAGGTGCTGATCACTCGCCGCTACCTGGCGCACCGGCGCTCGCTGGCCGCCAGCGCCCTGGAGCAGCTGGACCGCGTCGACCCGGACTCCGTCGACGCGCCGGCCGACACCGTCACCGACGAGGAGGCAGAGCTGCCGGTCGAGCGCAAGCAGTCGCTCGCCGAGCAGCGGCGTGACGCGGTGCTGGCTGCTGTCGCCGAGTCCGGTGCGACCCGCGTGCTCGACCTCGGCTGCGGTGGCGGCGCCCTGCTCAGCGGTCTCATGAAGGACCGCCGCTACACCGAGATCATCGGTACGGACGTGTCGTCGCGCGCCCTCGACCTCGCGCACCGCCGGCTGCGGCTGGACAACGTGCCCGAACGTCAGCAGGGCCGCGTGAAGCTGTGGCAGTCGGCGCTGACCTACCGCGACGACCGGCTGCGCGGGTACGACGCGGCGGTCCTGATGGAGGTCGTCGAGCACGTCGACCCGCCGCGGCTGCCCGCGCTGGAGGCGTCCGTCTTCGGTCACGCGAGCCCGGCGACGGTCGTCGTGACCACGCCGAACGCCGAGTACAACGTCCTCTACGAGGGCCTGACCGGCATGCGGCACTCCGATCACCGCTTCGAGTGGACCCGGGCCGAGTTCCAGGACTGGGCCGCGCGTACGGCGACCGCGCACGGTTACGCGGTCAGCTTCCGCGGGGTCGGCGACCTCGACGAGACGCACGGCACCCCGACCCAGATGGCGATCTTCACGAAGGAGGAGGCATGA
- a CDS encoding LCP family protein yields the protein MSPIEEELRAAFERHETLAPPIGPVRAKIDMAWARARRRRLVRRVTGAAAGLLMAGAGVPVVVEQWQHQVAPAPAVIGSLADEPAPTGPLDVLLLGSDNRLRLHDAKNRRADTVMMIHVPADRSRIYLVSLPRDGEVKLPGGARAKLSETLYFGGPALTGQVVSKLTGVDFDATVTIDFRALRAVTAAVGGVEICLPLSIKSAHNGKKYPKGCQHLGADDVGPVLQARYGFMVGSYERDRNSQRFLRALFAKLTADGTTADPGRLHELLVAAKDGLEIDGDAGALLGAVPKTAAQVVGIGAYSFAALGSGREQIYPKVGPKLYQAIRDDTLDEWVSANPTLITK from the coding sequence ATGAGCCCGATCGAGGAAGAGCTGCGTGCCGCCTTCGAGCGGCACGAGACGCTGGCGCCGCCGATCGGCCCGGTCCGGGCCAAGATCGACATGGCCTGGGCCCGGGCCCGGCGCCGCCGTTTGGTCCGCCGTGTCACGGGGGCTGCTGCCGGCCTGCTGATGGCCGGTGCGGGTGTGCCGGTCGTCGTCGAGCAGTGGCAGCACCAGGTGGCGCCCGCACCAGCGGTGATCGGCAGCCTGGCTGACGAGCCCGCACCGACCGGGCCGCTCGACGTCCTGCTCCTGGGCAGCGACAACCGCCTCCGCCTGCACGACGCCAAGAACCGCCGCGCCGACACCGTGATGATGATCCACGTGCCGGCCGACCGCAGCCGGATCTACCTGGTGAGTCTGCCGCGGGACGGCGAGGTGAAGCTGCCCGGCGGCGCGCGGGCCAAGCTCAGCGAAACGCTCTACTTCGGCGGTCCCGCGCTCACCGGGCAGGTCGTCAGCAAGCTGACCGGTGTCGACTTCGATGCCACCGTGACGATCGACTTCCGGGCTCTCCGGGCGGTGACCGCGGCTGTCGGCGGGGTCGAGATCTGCCTGCCCCTGAGCATCAAGTCGGCGCACAACGGCAAGAAATATCCGAAGGGCTGCCAGCACCTCGGCGCCGACGACGTCGGGCCGGTGCTCCAGGCCCGCTACGGCTTCATGGTCGGCAGTTACGAACGCGACCGTAACTCCCAGCGTTTCCTGCGGGCGCTGTTCGCCAAGCTGACCGCGGACGGCACGACCGCCGACCCGGGGCGCCTCCACGAGCTGCTGGTGGCGGCCAAGGACGGGCTCGAGATCGACGGGGACGCGGGGGCGCTCCTGGGGGCTGTGCCGAAGACCGCGGCCCAGGTGGTCGGCATCGGGGCCTACAGCTTCGCGGCGCTCGGCAGCGGACGGGAGCAGATCTATCCCAAGGTCGGGCCGAAGCTCTACCAGGCGATCCGCGACGACACCCTGGACGAGTGGGTCAGTGCCAACCCGACGCTGATCACGAAGTGA